In a single window of the Zea mays cultivar B73 chromosome 5, Zm-B73-REFERENCE-NAM-5.0, whole genome shotgun sequence genome:
- the LOC109939634 gene encoding uncharacterized protein: MGFIEKLSHFDAEVGKACSVIKQTLQQIVEKQFNLSDVFGELIDEVLRAEAGDNEDAYDVQKTTSKSDDILPQTAEGCTCPAPPTVPDMSTPVSQLDTQFTDTQNKTPTTSVGKHGDGGKNMPTNTNVTPKATPHMDPDAPIFDATPQIKSTGGVQQVAETDLPDSGPCFDQTPSEHVYVETDPATNTPQVGQASLDSEMQTVLALREYLCGLQSDTGRTIIDYGEYSATCSDIYESFADGKCLDNGFMQCFIQCVIDDAKNQHTSMSSNSLVLDVNVGSILNFEEQERHSRNPQPFDESVLHTLLDNSLPETDELDQCKAIMVPMVSRGHWTLYVVNKVKKCIHILDSNPYGPTLGGTTWKDYHFAHLGSGGRKLPWAKVIMIW, encoded by the exons ATGGGTTTCATAGAGAAGCTGTCACATTTTGATGCGGAGGTTGGTAAGGCGTGTTCAGTTATTAAACAGACTCTTCAGCAGAttgttgagaaacaattcaatctATCTGATGTTTTTGGCGAGTTAATTGATGAGGTCCTCCGTGCCGAGGCGGGTGACAACGAAGATGCTTATGATGTGCAGAAAACCACATCAAAATCAGATGATATTCTTCCCCAGACAGCTG AAGGATGTACGTGTCCGGCCCCCCCAACTGTACCCGATATGTCTACTCCAGTTTCTCAGCTGGATACGCAGTTTACAGACACACAG AACAAAACACCTACAACCTCAGTG GGTAAACATGGTGACGGTGGCAAGAACATGCCGACCAATACAAACGTCACTCCTAAAGCAACACCACACATGGATCCTGACGCGCCGATATTTGATGCGACTCCGCAAATCAAG TCTACTGGCGGCGTACAACAAGTGGCAGAAACAGACTTGCCTGACAGTGGTCCATGCtttgatcagactccatctgaACAT GTTTATGTTGAAACCGATCCAGCTACAAACACTCCACAGGTTGGCCAGGCTTCTCTTGATTCGGAGATGCAAACTGTGTTAGCTCTACGCGAATATTTGTGTGGTCTGCAATCTGACACCGGCAG GACCATAATAGATTATGGTGAATATTCAGCGACATGTTCTGACATATATGAATCTTTTGCCGATGGGAAGTGTCTCGACAATGGATTCATGCAGTGTTTCATCCAATGTGTTATTGATGATGCAAAAAATCAGCACACTTCCATGAGTTCGAACAGTTTGGTTCTTGATGTTAATGTTGGG TCAATACTCAACTTTGAGGAACAGGAACGACACAGTCGCAACCCTCAACCTTTTGATGAATCTGTACTCCACACACTTCTAGACAATTCATTGCCTGAGACAGATGAGTTGGACCAATGCAAAGCG ATCATGGTCCCCATGGTAAGCAGGGGGCATTGGACATTGTATGTTGTCAACAAGGTCAAGAAGTGCATTCATATTTTAGATTCCAACCCATATGGACCAACACTTGGTGGAACTACATGGAAGGACTATCATTTTGCACATTTGGGCTCAGGTGGCAGAAAGTTACCATGGGCTAAGGTTATTATGA TTTGGTAA